The following coding sequences are from one Geodermatophilus normandii window:
- a CDS encoding IclR family transcriptional regulator, giving the protein MLDKAVAILRAVAQEPASLADLVARTDLPRATAHRLAVALEGHRLLRRTPAGTWAPGPALTELSHGSADLARVAGRHLATLRDASGESAQFYVREGGSRVCVAVAERAHGLRDTVPVGARLPMTAGSAAHALLAFAPPEEVTPLLPQASFTARTLLDVRRRGWAHSVAEREPGVASLSAPVRDPAGAVLGAVSISGPVERLGRRPSPEVVGAVLETAAVIARAAG; this is encoded by the coding sequence GTGCTGGACAAAGCAGTGGCCATCCTGCGCGCCGTCGCGCAGGAGCCGGCGTCGCTCGCCGACCTCGTCGCCCGTACCGACCTGCCGCGCGCGACGGCCCACCGGCTGGCCGTCGCGCTCGAGGGGCACCGGCTGCTGCGGCGCACGCCGGCGGGGACGTGGGCACCCGGGCCGGCGCTGACCGAGCTCAGCCACGGCAGCGCCGACCTCGCCCGGGTCGCCGGGCGGCACCTGGCCACGCTGCGCGACGCCAGCGGTGAGAGCGCCCAGTTCTACGTGCGCGAGGGCGGCTCGCGGGTGTGCGTCGCGGTCGCGGAGCGCGCGCACGGCCTGCGCGACACGGTGCCGGTCGGCGCGCGGCTGCCCATGACGGCGGGCTCGGCGGCGCACGCGCTGCTGGCCTTCGCCCCGCCGGAGGAGGTCACCCCGCTGCTGCCGCAGGCCAGCTTCACCGCCCGCACCCTGCTCGACGTCCGCCGTCGGGGGTGGGCGCACAGCGTCGCCGAGCGCGAGCCCGGCGTCGCCTCGCTCTCCGCGCCGGTGCGCGACCCGGCCGGCGCGGTGCTCGGCGCGGTGTCGATCTCCGGACCGGTGGAGCGGCTGGGCCGCCGGCCGAGCCCCGAGGTGGTCGGGGCGGTCCTGGAGACGGCGGCCGTCATCGCCCGCGCCGCGGGCTGA
- the galT gene encoding galactose-1-phosphate uridylyltransferase: MIKTSRRLADGREILYFDADGTPARTAEDTRDLPPVGTHSQLRWDALLGEWVVIAAHRQTRTFLPPADQCPLDPSRPGRPTEVPESDYQVVVFENRFPSLATGVDTAVTPTAPGAALAELRPGFGRCEVVLFTSDHSQHFAGLGRERARLVVDVWADRTAELGALDGVEQVFCFENSGEEIGVTLSHPHGQIYAYPFVTPRVERVLASVRRHREATGGDLFAEVVESERTGPRVVASNEHWVAFVPAAARWPYEVQLFPTRRVPDLPALDDAERDALAEVYLDVLGRFAHRMDTPMPYIASWNQAPVRAGRDDWWLHLQLFSLRRAPGKLKYLAGSESGMGAFITDTNPEDVAEQLRTVVVP, encoded by the coding sequence GTGATCAAGACCTCTCGCCGGCTGGCCGACGGCCGGGAGATCCTCTACTTCGACGCCGACGGCACGCCTGCCCGCACGGCCGAGGACACCCGCGACCTCCCGCCGGTGGGGACCCACTCGCAGCTGCGCTGGGACGCCCTGCTCGGCGAGTGGGTGGTGATCGCCGCCCACCGGCAGACCCGCACCTTCCTGCCGCCGGCCGACCAGTGCCCGCTGGACCCCTCGCGGCCCGGCCGGCCCACGGAGGTCCCGGAGAGCGACTACCAGGTCGTGGTCTTCGAGAACCGCTTCCCGTCCCTGGCCACCGGCGTCGACACCGCCGTGACGCCGACCGCGCCCGGTGCCGCGCTCGCCGAGCTGCGCCCCGGGTTCGGCCGGTGCGAGGTGGTGCTGTTCACCAGCGACCACTCCCAGCACTTCGCCGGGCTGGGCCGCGAGCGCGCCCGCCTGGTCGTCGACGTCTGGGCCGACCGCACCGCCGAGCTGGGCGCCCTCGACGGCGTCGAGCAGGTCTTCTGCTTCGAGAACTCGGGCGAGGAGATCGGGGTGACGCTGTCGCACCCGCACGGGCAGATCTACGCCTATCCGTTCGTGACGCCGCGGGTGGAGCGGGTGCTCGCCTCGGTGCGCCGGCACCGGGAGGCCACCGGCGGGGACCTGTTCGCCGAGGTCGTGGAGTCCGAGCGCACCGGCCCCCGGGTGGTGGCGTCCAACGAGCACTGGGTGGCCTTCGTCCCGGCGGCGGCGCGCTGGCCCTACGAGGTGCAGCTCTTCCCCACCCGCCGGGTGCCCGACCTGCCCGCCCTCGACGACGCCGAGCGGGACGCGCTGGCCGAGGTCTACCTCGACGTCCTCGGCCGCTTCGCACACCGCATGGACACCCCGATGCCCTACATCGCGTCGTGGAACCAGGCGCCGGTGCGCGCCGGTCGCGATGACTGGTGGCTGCACCTGCAGCTGTTCTCGCTGCGCCGCGCGCCGGGCAAGCTGAAGTACCTGGCCGGCTCGGAGTCGGGGATGGGCGCGTTCATCACCGACACCAACCCGGAGGACGTCGCCGAGCAGCTGCGCACCGTGGTGGTCCCGTGA
- the leuC gene encoding 3-isopropylmalate dehydratase large subunit translates to MPKTLAEKVYDAHVVRSAAGEPDLLYIDLHLVHEVTSPQAFDGLRAAGRRVRRPDLTMATEDHNVPTLEVLKPIADPVSRAQVEALRRNAAEFGIRLAPMGDRDQGIVHVIGPQLGLTQPGLTIVCGDSHTSTHGAFGALAFGIGTSEVEHVLATQTLPQNRPKQMAVTVEGELPEGVSSKDVILAVIARIGTNGAAGHVIEYRGSAIEALSMEARMTICNMSIEAGARAGMIAPDETTFAYLQGRPHAPQGADWDAAVEYWRTLRTDEGAVFDTEVVLDAAELSPFVTWGTNPGQGLPLTERVPDPADLADDNERRAAEQALAYMGLTPGTPLREIEVDTVFLGSCTNGRIEDLRTAAELLRGRRIDAGTRMLVVPGSIGVKLQAEAEGLDRVFTEAGAEWRGAGCSMCLGMNPDQLAPGERSASTSNRNFQGRQGKGGRTHLVSPSVAAATALTGRLTAPADLETAGV, encoded by the coding sequence GTGCCGAAGACCCTGGCGGAGAAGGTCTACGACGCCCACGTCGTGCGCAGCGCCGCGGGCGAGCCGGACCTGCTCTACATCGACCTGCACCTCGTGCACGAGGTCACCAGCCCGCAGGCCTTCGACGGGCTCCGCGCCGCCGGCCGCCGGGTCCGCCGCCCCGACCTGACGATGGCCACCGAGGACCACAACGTCCCGACGCTGGAGGTCCTCAAGCCGATCGCCGACCCGGTCAGCCGCGCGCAGGTCGAGGCGCTGCGCCGGAACGCCGCGGAGTTCGGCATCCGGCTCGCGCCGATGGGCGACCGCGACCAGGGCATCGTGCACGTCATCGGCCCGCAGCTCGGGCTGACCCAGCCCGGGCTGACCATCGTCTGCGGCGACAGCCACACCTCCACCCACGGCGCCTTCGGCGCGCTGGCGTTCGGCATCGGCACCAGCGAGGTCGAGCACGTGCTGGCCACCCAGACGCTGCCGCAGAACCGGCCCAAGCAGATGGCCGTCACCGTCGAGGGCGAGCTCCCCGAGGGCGTCTCGTCCAAGGACGTCATCCTCGCCGTGATCGCGAGGATCGGGACCAACGGCGCCGCGGGGCACGTCATCGAGTACCGCGGCAGCGCCATCGAGGCGCTGTCGATGGAGGCCCGGATGACGATCTGCAACATGTCGATCGAGGCCGGCGCCCGCGCCGGGATGATCGCCCCGGACGAGACGACGTTCGCCTACCTGCAGGGCCGCCCGCACGCCCCGCAGGGCGCCGACTGGGACGCCGCCGTCGAGTACTGGCGCACGCTGCGCACCGACGAGGGCGCCGTCTTCGACACCGAGGTCGTGCTCGACGCCGCCGAGCTCTCGCCGTTCGTCACCTGGGGCACCAACCCCGGCCAGGGCCTGCCGCTGACCGAGCGGGTGCCCGACCCGGCCGACCTCGCCGACGACAACGAGCGCCGCGCCGCCGAGCAGGCGCTGGCCTACATGGGCCTGACGCCGGGCACCCCGCTGCGGGAGATCGAGGTGGACACCGTCTTCCTCGGCTCGTGCACCAACGGCCGGATCGAGGACCTGCGCACCGCCGCCGAGCTGCTGCGCGGCAGGAGGATCGACGCCGGCACGCGGATGCTCGTCGTCCCCGGGTCGATCGGCGTCAAGCTGCAGGCCGAGGCCGAGGGCCTGGACCGCGTCTTCACCGAGGCCGGCGCCGAGTGGCGGGGCGCGGGGTGCTCCATGTGCCTGGGCATGAACCCCGACCAGCTCGCGCCGGGGGAGCGGTCGGCGTCGACGAGCAACCGCAACTTCCAGGGCCGGCAGGGCAAGGGCGGACGCACCCACCTGGTGTCGCCGTCCGTGGCCGCCGCGACCGCCCTCACCGGCCGCCTCACCGCCCCCGCCGACCTCGAGACCGCCGGAGTCTGA
- a CDS encoding sodium:solute symporter family protein, whose translation MDDLRLDASFVDYLLVAAYFAVVLLIGAAARRRVSDSLDFFLSGRSLPAWVTGLAFISANLGAVEIVGMSANGAQFGMSTMHYFWIGAVPAMLFLGVVMMPFYYGSKVRSVPEFMRRRFGTGAHLVNALSFAVAQILIAGINLYLLATIVEALLGWPLWLSLIVAAAVVLSYITLGGLSAAIYNEVLQFFVIVAALLPLTLIGLHRVGGVGGLVDRVTDSGRGEELTSWPATELSGIGSPVLSVIGIVFGLGFVLSFGYWTTNFVEVQRAMATKSMSAARSTPVIGAFPKMFVPFIVVIPGIIATVLVPEVVEARAASATDFDYNNSILLLIRDTLPNGLLGVALAGLLAAFMAGMAANISAFNTVFSYDLWQQYVKKDRPDGYYLAVGRWATVGATVAAIGTAIIASGYTNLMDYLQTLFGFFNAPLFATFILGMFWRRMTPTAGWMGLVSGTLAAVAVAFLSEDAFGTASLGVLPIGGQGASFVAASAAFVVDIVVSVVVSQVTAPKPVAQLAGLVYSETPKEQRTDPDAHRLPWYQSPTKLAGIALVMVIVLNVVFR comes from the coding sequence GTGGACGATCTGAGACTGGACGCGTCGTTCGTCGACTACCTGCTGGTGGCCGCCTACTTCGCCGTCGTCCTGCTGATCGGTGCCGCCGCGCGACGGCGGGTGTCCGACAGCCTGGACTTCTTCCTGTCGGGCCGCTCGCTGCCCGCGTGGGTCACCGGCCTGGCGTTCATCTCGGCCAACCTCGGGGCCGTCGAGATCGTCGGCATGTCGGCCAACGGCGCGCAGTTCGGCATGAGCACCATGCACTACTTCTGGATCGGCGCGGTCCCGGCCATGCTGTTCCTGGGCGTGGTGATGATGCCCTTCTACTACGGGTCGAAGGTCCGCAGCGTCCCGGAGTTCATGCGCCGCCGGTTCGGCACCGGCGCCCACCTGGTCAACGCGCTCAGCTTCGCGGTGGCGCAGATCCTCATCGCCGGCATCAACCTCTACCTGCTGGCCACCATCGTCGAGGCGCTGCTGGGCTGGCCGCTGTGGCTGTCGCTGATCGTCGCGGCGGCCGTGGTGCTGAGCTACATCACCCTCGGCGGGCTGTCGGCGGCCATCTACAACGAGGTCCTGCAGTTCTTCGTCATCGTGGCCGCGCTGCTGCCCCTGACGCTCATCGGCCTGCACCGGGTCGGCGGCGTGGGCGGCCTGGTCGACCGGGTCACCGACTCCGGCCGCGGCGAGGAGCTCACCTCCTGGCCGGCCACGGAGCTCTCCGGCATCGGCAGCCCCGTCCTGTCGGTGATCGGCATCGTGTTCGGCCTCGGCTTCGTGCTGTCCTTCGGCTACTGGACGACGAACTTCGTCGAGGTCCAGCGGGCGATGGCGACCAAGTCGATGTCCGCGGCCCGGAGCACGCCGGTCATCGGCGCCTTCCCGAAGATGTTCGTCCCGTTCATCGTCGTGATCCCGGGCATCATCGCCACGGTCCTGGTCCCGGAGGTGGTCGAGGCCCGGGCGGCGTCGGCCACGGACTTCGACTACAACAACTCGATCCTGCTGCTGATCCGCGACACCCTGCCCAACGGGCTGCTCGGCGTCGCCCTGGCGGGCCTGCTGGCGGCGTTCATGGCCGGCATGGCGGCCAACATCTCCGCCTTCAACACCGTCTTCAGCTACGACCTGTGGCAGCAGTACGTGAAGAAGGACCGGCCCGACGGCTACTACCTCGCCGTCGGCCGGTGGGCGACCGTCGGCGCCACCGTGGCCGCCATCGGGACGGCGATCATCGCGTCCGGCTACACGAACCTCATGGACTACCTGCAGACGCTGTTCGGCTTCTTCAACGCCCCGCTGTTCGCCACCTTCATCCTCGGCATGTTCTGGCGGCGGATGACGCCGACGGCGGGCTGGATGGGGCTGGTGTCCGGGACGCTGGCGGCGGTCGCCGTCGCCTTCCTCAGCGAGGACGCGTTCGGGACGGCGTCGCTGGGCGTGCTCCCGATCGGCGGCCAGGGCGCGAGCTTCGTCGCCGCCAGCGCCGCCTTCGTCGTCGACATCGTGGTCAGCGTCGTGGTCAGCCAGGTCACCGCGCCCAAGCCGGTCGCCCAGCTCGCCGGCCTGGTCTACTCCGAGACCCCCAAGGAGCAGCGGACCGACCCCGACGCGCACCGGCTGCCCTGGTACCAGTCGCCGACCAAGCTGGCCGGCATCGCGCTGGTCATGGTCATCGTCCTCAACGTGGTCTTCCGCTGA
- the galK gene encoding galactokinase, producing MSGVPSDGEAAARAADAFAARFGGAPEGVWAAPGRVNVIGEHTDYNGGHVLPVALPHTTRAAVARRDDGRLVLVSAQHPDADADVAVADLAPGTPGGWAGYPAGVVHELREHVPGGLSLLVDGDVPAGAGLSSSAALECAVALALRDLLGLDLGPGDLVDVARRAENDFVGAPTGILDQSASVLCTAGHALHLDTRDRSSEQVPLDLEAAGLALLVVDSGTTHDHAASGYGERRRECEEAARRLGVDLLCDVPGVDALAPLDDGTGRGALLLRRARHVVSEDARVEEVVGLLRAGGDPREVGPVLTAGHASLRDDFAVSVPELDAVVEMALAAGAHGARMVGGGFGGSAVALVDAAAVDDVTAAVTERAGAPRSYVVVPAAGARRLS from the coding sequence GTGAGCGGGGTGCCGAGCGACGGCGAGGCGGCGGCCCGCGCGGCCGACGCCTTCGCGGCCCGCTTCGGAGGCGCACCCGAGGGCGTCTGGGCCGCTCCCGGCCGGGTGAACGTGATCGGCGAGCACACCGACTACAACGGCGGCCACGTCCTGCCGGTCGCCCTGCCGCACACCACGCGCGCCGCGGTCGCCCGCCGCGACGACGGCCGCCTCGTCCTCGTCTCGGCCCAGCACCCGGACGCCGACGCCGACGTCGCCGTCGCCGACCTCGCGCCGGGCACCCCCGGCGGCTGGGCCGGCTACCCGGCCGGCGTCGTCCACGAGCTGCGCGAGCACGTCCCCGGCGGGCTGAGCCTGCTCGTCGACGGCGACGTCCCGGCCGGTGCCGGGCTGTCCTCCTCCGCGGCGCTGGAGTGCGCCGTCGCGCTGGCGCTGCGCGACCTGCTCGGCCTGGACCTCGGCCCGGGCGACCTCGTCGACGTCGCCCGGCGGGCCGAGAACGACTTCGTCGGCGCGCCCACCGGCATCCTCGACCAGTCCGCCTCCGTGCTGTGCACCGCCGGGCACGCGCTGCACCTCGACACCCGCGACCGCAGCAGCGAGCAGGTGCCCCTCGACCTCGAGGCGGCCGGCCTGGCGCTGCTGGTGGTCGACTCGGGCACCACGCACGACCACGCCGCCAGCGGCTACGGCGAGCGGCGCCGGGAGTGCGAGGAGGCCGCCCGCCGCCTCGGCGTCGACCTGCTGTGCGACGTGCCCGGCGTGGACGCGCTCGCGCCGCTCGACGACGGCACCGGGCGCGGCGCGCTGCTGCTGCGCCGGGCCCGTCACGTGGTCAGCGAGGACGCCCGCGTCGAGGAGGTCGTCGGGCTGCTGCGCGCCGGCGGCGACCCGCGCGAGGTCGGCCCCGTGCTCACCGCCGGGCACGCCTCGCTGCGCGACGACTTCGCGGTGTCGGTGCCCGAGCTCGACGCCGTCGTCGAGATGGCGCTGGCCGCCGGTGCCCACGGCGCCCGCATGGTGGGCGGCGGCTTCGGCGGCAGCGCGGTCGCCCTCGTCGACGCCGCGGCCGTGGACGACGTCACCGCCGCCGTCACCGAGCGCGCCGGCGCTCCCCGTTCCTACGTCGTGGTCCCCGCCGCGGGGGCCCGGCGCCTGTCGTGA
- a CDS encoding NUDIX hydrolase, whose translation MPTERAAVVAAAGGVVWRPAAGGGLETVVVHRPRYDDWSLPKGKLDAGENALTAAVREVAEETGLRVVAGRRSLRTRYEVAAGPKQVDYWLMRAVGAEEPFVPNDEVDELRWLPVAEAAALMTHEHDRRVVADLLRDDVPRTPTLLLVRHAKAGSRSDWDGPDDERPLETRGWRQARQLADVLPVFGPCELLSADRVRCRQTLEPLAERTGLPVRSLPELGEEEFAADPQAGLAAVERLLEPREQPGVAVVCSQGGAIPSVLMSLGVRWEGVAGRLYPPAAKGSVWALGGRPGALAADYYRDLGPDPDAPR comes from the coding sequence ATGCCGACTGAGCGGGCGGCCGTCGTCGCGGCCGCGGGCGGGGTGGTGTGGCGACCGGCCGCCGGCGGCGGGCTGGAGACCGTGGTCGTGCACCGCCCGCGCTACGACGACTGGTCGCTGCCCAAGGGCAAGCTCGACGCCGGGGAGAACGCGCTGACCGCCGCCGTGCGGGAGGTCGCCGAGGAGACCGGCCTGCGGGTCGTGGCCGGCCGGCGCAGCCTGCGCACGCGCTACGAGGTCGCCGCCGGGCCCAAGCAGGTGGACTACTGGCTCATGCGCGCGGTCGGTGCCGAGGAGCCGTTCGTCCCCAACGACGAGGTCGACGAGCTGCGCTGGCTGCCGGTCGCCGAGGCGGCGGCGCTGATGACCCACGAGCACGACCGTCGGGTGGTCGCCGACCTCCTCCGCGACGACGTCCCCCGGACGCCGACGCTGCTGCTGGTGCGCCACGCCAAGGCCGGCAGCCGCAGCGACTGGGACGGCCCCGACGACGAGCGGCCGCTGGAGACCCGGGGCTGGCGGCAGGCGCGGCAGCTCGCCGACGTCCTGCCGGTGTTCGGCCCGTGCGAGCTCCTGAGCGCCGACCGGGTGCGCTGCCGGCAGACCCTCGAGCCGCTGGCGGAGCGCACCGGCCTGCCGGTGCGCTCCCTGCCGGAGCTCGGCGAGGAGGAGTTCGCCGCCGATCCGCAGGCCGGCCTCGCCGCGGTCGAGCGGCTGCTGGAGCCACGCGAGCAGCCCGGCGTCGCCGTGGTCTGCAGCCAGGGCGGGGCGATCCCGTCGGTGCTGATGAGCCTCGGCGTCCGCTGGGAGGGGGTCGCCGGGCGGCTGTACCCGCCGGCGGCGAAGGGCAGCGTGTGGGCACTCGGCGGCCGACCCGGCGCGCTGGCCGCCGACTACTACCGCGACCTCGGTCCCGACCCCGACGCCCCCCGCTGA
- a CDS encoding helix-turn-helix transcriptional regulator: protein MGTGSLREGDADALADLLRAARCEDPGPVLPWVLLEGLLRLVPCDLGVTYQAHDHRRRQSLLVQGVMDDGTRGVEEPGPTAPDDRFWHLWWSSICSWPQRTGDLASVIHTGDLYPTERARLADPMHAEVLTDSTAELMVSLPAPPGEARRLLFQRWSGGPFTERDRRLLELARPHVQELFLLAERRRAEVPRLTRREWEVLALAGAGLSTEDIAAALWISRGTVRKHAEHIRERCGTHTLAEAAARALPHAPVAVPRR from the coding sequence GTGGGCACCGGTTCCCTGCGCGAGGGCGACGCCGACGCGCTCGCCGACCTGCTGCGGGCCGCGCGGTGCGAGGACCCGGGGCCGGTGCTGCCCTGGGTGCTGCTCGAGGGACTGCTGCGGCTGGTCCCGTGCGACCTCGGCGTCACCTACCAGGCGCACGACCACCGGCGCCGGCAGAGCCTGCTCGTCCAGGGCGTCATGGACGACGGCACCCGGGGGGTGGAGGAGCCGGGGCCGACGGCTCCCGACGACCGCTTCTGGCACCTGTGGTGGTCCTCGATCTGCAGCTGGCCACAGCGCACCGGGGACCTCGCCAGCGTGATCCACACCGGGGACCTGTACCCGACCGAGCGCGCCCGCCTGGCCGACCCGATGCACGCCGAGGTCCTCACCGACAGCACCGCCGAGCTCATGGTCTCGCTGCCCGCCCCGCCGGGGGAGGCCCGCCGGCTGCTGTTCCAGCGCTGGAGCGGCGGGCCGTTCACCGAGCGGGACCGGCGGCTGCTCGAGCTGGCCCGCCCGCACGTGCAGGAGCTGTTCCTGCTGGCCGAGCGCCGCCGGGCGGAGGTGCCGCGGCTGACCCGCCGGGAGTGGGAGGTGCTGGCGCTGGCCGGGGCCGGCCTGTCCACCGAGGACATCGCGGCCGCCCTGTGGATCTCCCGCGGCACCGTCCGCAAGCACGCCGAGCACATCCGCGAGAGGTGCGGGACGCACACGCTCGCCGAGGCCGCCGCGCGTGCCCTCCCGCACGCGCCGGTGGCCGTGCCGCGCCGGTGA
- the leuD gene encoding 3-isopropylmalate dehydratase small subunit encodes MDAFTTHTGTAAPLRRSAVDTDQIIPAEYLKRITRTGFEDGLFVAWRTNEPDFVLNQPQYADATVLVAGPDFGTGSSREHACWALLDGGFRVVISSRFADIFKNNSTKSGLLTVVLPQADVEALWQAVEADPATPVTVDLQARTVTYGDTTVPFEVDEYTRWRLLEGLDDVGLTERHLADIEAFEAGRPAWLPRALPALPA; translated from the coding sequence ATGGACGCCTTCACCACCCACACCGGCACGGCCGCCCCGCTGCGCCGCAGCGCCGTCGACACCGACCAGATCATCCCGGCCGAGTACCTCAAGCGGATCACCCGCACCGGCTTCGAGGACGGCCTGTTCGTCGCCTGGCGCACCAACGAGCCGGACTTCGTGCTCAACCAGCCGCAGTACGCCGACGCCACGGTCCTCGTCGCCGGCCCCGACTTCGGCACCGGCTCCTCGCGCGAGCACGCCTGCTGGGCGCTGCTCGACGGCGGGTTCCGCGTGGTCATCAGCTCGCGGTTCGCCGACATCTTCAAGAACAACTCGACCAAGTCCGGCCTGCTCACCGTCGTCCTGCCGCAGGCCGACGTGGAGGCGCTCTGGCAGGCGGTCGAGGCCGACCCCGCGACGCCGGTGACGGTCGACCTGCAGGCCCGCACGGTCACCTACGGCGACACGACCGTGCCGTTCGAGGTCGACGAGTACACCCGCTGGCGGCTGCTCGAGGGCCTCGACGACGTCGGCCTCACCGAGCGGCACCTGGCCGACATCGAGGCCTTCGAGGCCGGGCGCCCCGCCTGGCTGCCCCGGGCCCTCCCGGCGCTGCCCGCCTGA
- a CDS encoding helix-turn-helix transcriptional regulator, with product MGTGHLHARDADDLLELLRAARSEDPGPVLPWGLLEGLVRLVPCGVVLTCRLLDHRDCRTVVVQGALADGTRGVEHADARALEGPYARLRSPVTGGSRGVRALRRALASPFPRPVDGGGPARAEVVTDVPGELVVPLRSPAGPAAHLLLLRTDDEPFPDRDPSLLELARPHLVEVWAAAERRRAGIPRLTAREWEVLALAAAGLVTDEIAAALCIAVGTARKHAEHIREKCGAHSLAEAAARCLPAGSGPLPPGARDGLGPPGR from the coding sequence ATGGGCACCGGTCACCTGCACGCGCGGGACGCCGACGACCTGCTGGAGCTGCTCCGGGCCGCCCGGTCCGAGGACCCCGGACCCGTGCTGCCGTGGGGGCTGCTCGAGGGGCTGGTGCGCCTGGTGCCCTGCGGCGTCGTCCTGACCTGCCGGCTGCTCGACCACCGCGACTGCCGGACCGTCGTCGTCCAGGGGGCGCTCGCCGACGGGACGCGCGGCGTCGAGCACGCCGACGCGCGGGCGCTGGAGGGCCCGTACGCCCGGCTGCGCTCGCCGGTGACCGGGGGCTCGCGGGGCGTGCGTGCCCTGCGTCGCGCCCTGGCCTCCCCGTTCCCGCGCCCGGTGGACGGGGGAGGGCCGGCGCGCGCCGAGGTCGTGACCGACGTGCCCGGGGAGCTCGTGGTGCCCCTGCGGTCACCGGCCGGTCCGGCGGCGCACCTGCTCCTCCTCCGGACCGACGACGAGCCGTTCCCCGACCGGGACCCCTCGCTGCTGGAGCTGGCCCGCCCGCACCTGGTCGAGGTCTGGGCGGCCGCCGAGCGGCGCCGGGCGGGGATCCCGCGGCTGACCGCGCGCGAGTGGGAGGTGCTCGCGCTCGCCGCGGCCGGGCTGGTGACCGACGAGATCGCCGCGGCCCTGTGCATCGCCGTCGGCACGGCGCGCAAGCACGCCGAGCACATCCGCGAGAAGTGCGGTGCCCACTCCCTGGCCGAGGCGGCCGCCCGGTGCCTGCCCGCCGGGTCGGGGCCGCTGCCCCCGGGGGCCCGGGACGGCCTCGGCCCTCCGGGACGGTGA